A part of Nerophis lumbriciformis linkage group LG25, RoL_Nlum_v2.1, whole genome shotgun sequence genomic DNA contains:
- the mchr1a gene encoding melanin-concentrating hormone receptor 1, whose amino-acid sequence MDFLPDSNFSMESTNTTASALDSPHHCSAVLLVIFGIIFLFGILGNCIVIYTIMKKTKCRAKQTVPDVFILNLSIVDVLFLLGMPFLIHQLLGNGTWRFGATLCTVITALDSNSQIVSTYILTAMTLDRYVATVHPIRFNYIRTPYVASMVIAFVWALSLITIIPVWMYADLMPLSDGLVACALLLPDPVTDTFWFTLCQFFLAFAIPLAIICRVFFKILQHVSTSVAPLPQRNLRVRTRKVTRMAVAICLAFFICWAPYYILQLVHLGVQNPSLAFSYAYNIAISMGYANSCINPFLYIVLSETFKRQFLRAVRPANMKFNVNSSTAEGRSVSMRMVPDRGHTEQASRDMLPSNVPSQ is encoded by the coding sequence CTCTGGACAGTCCCCACCACTGCAGCGCCGTCCTCCTGGTCATCTTTGGCATCATCTTCCTCTTTGGCATCCTGGGCAACTGCATCGTCATCTACACCATCATGAAGAAAACCAAGTGCCGCGCCAAGCAGACCGTCCCCGACGTTTTCATCTTGAACCTGTCCATCGTGGATGTCCTCTTCCTCCTCGGGATGCCGTTCCTCATCCACCAGTTGCTCGGCAACGGGACGTGGCGCTTCGGAGCCACACTGTGCACGGTTATCACCGCGCTGGACTCCAACAGTCAGATTGTGAGCACTTACATCCTCACGGCGATGACACTGGATCGCTACGTGGCCACGGTCCACCCCATACGCTTCAACTACATCCGAACGCCGTACGTGGCCTCCATGGTCATCGCCTTTGTCTGGGCTCTGTCCTTGATCACTATCATCCCGGTGTGGATGTACGCCGACCTCATGCCGCTGTCCGACGGCCTGGTGGCCTGCGCCTTGCTTCTGCCCGACCCGGTGACCGACACCTTCTGGTTCACGCTGTGCCAGTTCTTCTTGGCCTTCGCTATCCCGCTGGCCATCATCTGCAGGGTGTTCTTCAAGATCCTGCAGCACGTGTCCACCAGCGTCGCCCCGCTCCCTCAGAGGAACCTGAGGGTCCGCACCAGGAAGGTGACCCGCATGGCGGTCGCCATCTGCCTGGCCTTTTTCATCTGCTGGGCTCCCTACTACATCCTCCAGCTGGTCCACCTGGGCGTGCAGAACCCGAGTCTGGCCTTCTCCTACGCCTACAACATCGCCATCAGCATGGGCTACGCCAACAGCTGCATCAACCCCTTCCTCTACATCGTGCTGAGTGAAACCTTCAAGAGGCAGTTCCTCAGAGCCGTGCGTCCCGCCAACATGAAGTTCAACGTCAACTCCAGCACGGCGGAGGGGCGCAGCGTCAGTATGAGGATGGTCCCGGACAGGGGTCACACCGAGCAAGCTTCCAGGGACATGTTGCCGTCCAATGTCCCCTCACAGTAA